The following proteins are encoded in a genomic region of Myxococcus virescens:
- a CDS encoding acyl-CoA dehydrogenase family protein: MLHGQGLYLEEHDAFRRTVRAVVEKEILPFVKEWEDREEFPRELFTRFGELGFLGLKYPVEYGGSAAGELYEAVLLEELGRCGSGGVSAGLGAQFTISTGPLHQFGTDAQKHRWLAPAIRGEKIGALGITEPDAGSDVAGLRTTARREGDSYVLNGSKTYITNGVRADFVVLAVKTDPSAGHKGLSMVVVEKGTPGFSVGRKLDKLGWRASDTAELFFEDCRVPAENLLGVEGQGFAQIMGNFQWERLSLALGAVGAMEDMLETVLAHVKSRRAFGQSLHQFQVVRHKLAELFTARESARQLTYHALRLHVAGEWAVAQTSMAKKVATETCCRVADECLQLHGGAGYMMEYDIQRHWRDARLGPIGGGTSEVMNEIIAKQLGL, from the coding sequence ATGCTTCACGGCCAAGGGCTGTACCTGGAGGAGCATGACGCGTTTCGTCGCACCGTACGTGCGGTGGTGGAGAAGGAGATTCTTCCCTTCGTGAAGGAGTGGGAGGACCGGGAGGAGTTCCCCCGGGAGCTCTTCACCCGCTTTGGCGAGCTGGGCTTCCTCGGCCTGAAGTATCCGGTGGAGTACGGGGGCTCGGCGGCGGGGGAGTTGTATGAGGCGGTGTTGCTGGAGGAGCTGGGGCGCTGCGGCTCGGGCGGTGTGTCCGCGGGGCTGGGGGCCCAGTTCACCATCTCCACGGGACCCCTCCATCAGTTCGGCACGGACGCGCAGAAGCACCGCTGGCTGGCCCCCGCCATCCGGGGCGAGAAGATTGGCGCGCTGGGCATCACCGAACCGGACGCGGGCTCGGACGTGGCGGGGCTGCGCACCACCGCCCGGCGTGAGGGCGACAGCTACGTCCTCAATGGCTCCAAGACGTACATCACCAACGGCGTGCGCGCGGACTTCGTGGTGCTGGCGGTGAAGACGGATCCGTCCGCGGGTCACAAGGGCCTGTCCATGGTGGTGGTGGAGAAGGGCACGCCGGGCTTCTCCGTGGGGCGCAAGCTGGACAAGCTCGGCTGGCGCGCCTCGGACACCGCGGAGCTGTTCTTCGAGGACTGCCGCGTGCCCGCGGAGAACCTGCTCGGCGTGGAAGGGCAGGGCTTCGCGCAGATCATGGGCAACTTCCAGTGGGAGCGTCTGTCGCTCGCGTTGGGCGCGGTGGGCGCCATGGAGGACATGCTGGAGACGGTGCTGGCGCACGTGAAGTCACGGCGTGCCTTCGGCCAGTCGCTCCACCAGTTCCAGGTGGTGCGCCACAAGCTGGCGGAGCTCTTCACCGCGCGCGAGTCCGCGCGTCAGCTCACCTACCACGCGCTGCGCCTGCACGTGGCCGGCGAGTGGGCGGTGGCGCAGACGTCCATGGCGAAGAAGGTGGCCACCGAGACGTGCTGCCGCGTGGCGGATGAGTGTCTCCAGCTCCATGGCGGCGCGGGCTACATGATGGAGTACGACATCCAGCGCCACTGGCGTGACGCGCGGCTGGGGCCCATCGGCGGCGGCACCAGTGAGGTGATGAACGAAATCATCGCCAAGCAGCTCGGCCTGTAG
- a CDS encoding rhodanese-like domain-containing protein → MEPIIVCAELYMRLGDDEVLVLDCRDAADWERYDLHIPGALRMTSAEIARDHHMLPDDELIVLCGCSPDGRDTRRVCRLLRMKGREAVCLDGGLLAWVTGGFPTERHTRAPVAAMPH, encoded by the coding sequence GTGGAGCCCATCATCGTCTGTGCCGAGCTTTACATGCGTCTGGGGGATGACGAAGTGCTCGTCCTCGACTGTCGCGACGCTGCCGATTGGGAGCGTTATGACCTGCACATCCCAGGCGCCTTGCGGATGACGTCCGCGGAAATCGCCCGCGACCATCACATGCTCCCGGATGACGAACTCATCGTCTTGTGTGGCTGCTCGCCGGACGGAAGGGACACGCGCCGTGTCTGCCGGCTGCTCCGGATGAAGGGCCGCGAGGCCGTCTGTCTCGACGGCGGACTGCTCGCATGGGTCACAGGTGGCTTCCCCACGGAGCGGCACACCCGGGCGCCCGTCGCAGCGATGCCCCACTGA
- the asd gene encoding aspartate-semialdehyde dehydrogenase yields MARLRAALIGATGLAGQQFIAALKNHPSIELTGLAASPRSAGKTYAEALKTASGMTAWFVPEPLPAELAGMKVVAGDALEAKDYDLVFSAVEADVARELEPRLAKDIPVFSAASAFRYEEDVPLLIPPVNAAHAPLIREQQRRRGWKGFIVPIPNCTTTGLAVTLAPLVERFGVKAVLMTSLQAMSGAGRSPGVIGMDILDNVIPYIPKEEHKVEVETKKILGALRPAGDGLTPHDVRVSCTCTRVAVMEGHTESVFVSLDKKATVAEVTQALREWKGAELARNLPSAAPRWIEVLDDPFRPQPRLDRDTHGGMATTVGRIREDGVLENGFKYVLVSHNTKMGAARGAILVAELLLAQGLVG; encoded by the coding sequence ATGGCCAGGCTTCGCGCGGCCCTCATCGGTGCCACTGGACTCGCCGGACAGCAATTCATCGCCGCCCTGAAGAATCACCCCTCCATCGAGCTGACGGGGCTCGCGGCCTCGCCTCGCTCGGCGGGCAAGACGTATGCGGAGGCGCTGAAAACGGCGAGCGGCATGACGGCCTGGTTCGTCCCGGAGCCGCTGCCCGCCGAACTCGCCGGCATGAAGGTGGTGGCCGGTGACGCGCTCGAGGCCAAGGACTACGACCTGGTCTTCTCCGCCGTGGAGGCGGACGTGGCGCGCGAGCTGGAGCCTCGGTTGGCGAAGGACATCCCGGTCTTCTCCGCCGCCAGCGCGTTCCGATACGAAGAAGACGTCCCGTTGCTGATTCCCCCCGTCAACGCCGCGCACGCGCCCCTCATCCGGGAGCAGCAGCGCCGGCGTGGCTGGAAGGGCTTCATCGTCCCCATCCCCAACTGCACCACCACCGGCCTGGCGGTGACGCTGGCGCCGCTGGTGGAGCGCTTCGGGGTGAAGGCGGTGCTGATGACCAGCCTCCAGGCCATGTCCGGCGCCGGCCGCTCGCCGGGCGTCATCGGCATGGACATCCTCGACAACGTCATCCCCTATATTCCCAAGGAGGAGCACAAGGTCGAGGTGGAGACGAAGAAGATTCTCGGCGCGCTGCGTCCAGCGGGGGACGGCCTCACGCCGCATGACGTTCGGGTGTCCTGCACCTGCACCCGCGTGGCGGTGATGGAGGGCCACACCGAGTCCGTCTTCGTCTCATTGGACAAGAAGGCGACTGTGGCCGAAGTGACCCAGGCCCTGCGGGAGTGGAAGGGCGCCGAGCTGGCTCGGAACCTGCCGTCCGCCGCACCGCGCTGGATTGAGGTGCTGGACGATCCCTTCCGACCCCAGCCCCGTTTGGACCGGGACACCCATGGCGGTATGGCCACCACCGTCGGACGCATCCGCGAGGATGGCGTCCTGGAGAACGGCTTCAAGTACGTGCTGGTGTCGCACAACACCAAGATGGGAGCCGCGCGAGGCGCCATCCTCGTGGCCGAGCTGCTGTTGGCCCAGGGCTTGGTGGGCTGA
- the fdxA gene encoding ferredoxin FdxA has product MAYVVADPCIKCKYTDCVEVCPVNCFYEGANFLVIHPDECIDCGACEPVCPTKAIFPETELPEQWKEYKALNADLSTKWPNIAEKKSALPEAEEFKSKDGKRSLLDPAPGS; this is encoded by the coding sequence ATGGCCTACGTCGTTGCCGACCCTTGCATCAAGTGCAAGTACACCGACTGTGTCGAGGTGTGCCCAGTCAACTGCTTTTACGAGGGTGCCAACTTCCTGGTCATCCACCCGGATGAGTGTATCGACTGCGGCGCTTGCGAGCCGGTGTGCCCCACCAAGGCCATCTTCCCGGAGACGGAGCTCCCGGAGCAGTGGAAGGAATACAAGGCGCTGAACGCCGACCTGTCCACCAAGTGGCCCAACATCGCGGAGAAGAAGTCCGCGCTGCCCGAGGCCGAGGAGTTCAAGTCGAAGGACGGCAAGCGCTCCCTGCTGGATCCGGCGCCGGGCTCGTAG
- a CDS encoding GNAT family N-acetyltransferase produces the protein MASPTDTSAPVTITQIQSEAELMQALAIREVVFIEEQAVPEGIERDAEDAHAYHVIANQGGHAIGTGRLVMLAQPPANQEGTWGQIGRMAVLQAHRKARVGSMLLTSLEEEARRRGVNGIMLHAQLYALEFYKKHGYLPVGGVFEEAGMEHLEMHKRF, from the coding sequence ATGGCCTCTCCCACGGATACTTCCGCGCCCGTCACCATCACTCAGATTCAGAGTGAGGCGGAGCTCATGCAGGCGCTCGCCATCCGCGAGGTGGTGTTCATCGAGGAACAGGCGGTTCCCGAAGGCATCGAGCGCGACGCCGAGGACGCGCACGCCTACCACGTCATCGCCAACCAGGGCGGCCATGCCATCGGCACGGGGCGCCTGGTGATGCTGGCGCAGCCTCCGGCGAACCAGGAAGGCACGTGGGGTCAGATTGGCCGCATGGCCGTCCTCCAGGCGCATCGCAAGGCGCGCGTGGGCTCCATGTTGCTGACGTCCCTCGAGGAAGAGGCGCGTCGGCGTGGCGTCAACGGCATCATGCTGCATGCCCAGCTCTACGCGCTGGAGTTCTACAAGAAGCACGGCTACCTGCCGGTCGGCGGCGTCTTCGAGGAAGCCGGCATGGAGCACCTGGAGATGCACAAGCGCTTCTGA
- the hrpB gene encoding ATP-dependent helicase HrpB: protein MADVALPIDPLLPDIVSTLRGARSLVLEAPPGAGKTTRVPRALLEAGLGQGKEIIVLQPRRLPTRLAAQRVSEELGERVGESVGYQVRFEDVRSAKTRLSFVTEGVLGRRLLSDPKLRDVGIVVLDEFHERHLSADISLALLRRLQETARPDLKVVVMSATLEAEPIRAYLGGCPSLRSEGRRFDVSVEYLPAPDDRHLDQQVLSGIKRLFTQGVDGDVLVFLPGAGEIRRARDACAEFAERHGTDVLPLHGDLSPAEQDRAVRRSSRRKIILSTNVAETSVTIDGVAVVIDSGLARVASHSPWSGLPTLKLSKVSRASAIQRAGRAGRTRAGHCLRLYTQHDFDGRPEQDAPEIRRTDLAETVLSLRASGITNLAAFPFFEPPPAASLDAAETLLRRLGAVDPAGTVTEVGERLLRFPVHPRQARIIVEGERRGVGAEAAVLAALMGERDIRREARANLGQGGRPAAVVSGPSDLLELFERFREAERANFASGRMHSLSLEAGAVQSVDRVQKQMRRAVRGQGTRPQRPEDVEQALMLSVLAGYPDRVARRRRPRAPELLMFGGGTATLSDVSVVQDADLMVAADAEERPGKGAVVRLASAVEPEWLLDLYPDTLEEVDTLQWNAEARRVERLTRLAYGNLVLEETRTPAPASEATARVLVEAALAAGPGKFADPEALEQWRTRVALLGEAFPEAKFPTVDDTFLRDALASLCSDARSFKDLEGVSLLDALYARLTSEQQRLLATHAPERVTLPGGRGVKVHYEPGKPPWVESRLQDFFGMAQGPNVCAGRVPLVLHLLAPNMRAVQVTTDLAGFWERHYPAIRKELCRKYPRHSWPEDPRHAQPPAPRPPRR, encoded by the coding sequence GAAATCATCGTCCTCCAGCCACGTCGGCTTCCCACGCGGCTCGCCGCCCAGCGCGTGTCCGAGGAGTTGGGCGAGCGCGTGGGCGAGTCCGTGGGCTACCAGGTCCGCTTCGAGGACGTGCGCAGCGCGAAGACGCGGCTGTCCTTCGTCACCGAAGGCGTCCTCGGCCGCCGGTTGCTCTCCGACCCGAAGCTTCGCGACGTGGGCATCGTCGTGCTCGACGAGTTCCACGAGCGGCACCTGTCCGCGGACATCTCCCTGGCCCTGCTTCGGCGCCTCCAGGAGACGGCGCGCCCCGACCTCAAGGTCGTCGTCATGTCCGCGACGCTGGAGGCGGAGCCCATCCGGGCGTACCTCGGCGGGTGCCCCTCGCTCCGCTCCGAGGGTCGGCGCTTCGACGTGAGCGTGGAGTACCTGCCCGCGCCCGATGACCGACACCTGGACCAACAGGTGCTCTCCGGCATCAAGCGGCTCTTCACCCAAGGCGTGGATGGCGACGTGCTCGTCTTCCTCCCCGGCGCCGGCGAAATCCGCCGCGCACGCGACGCATGCGCCGAGTTCGCCGAACGCCACGGCACCGACGTGCTCCCCCTCCACGGCGACCTGTCCCCTGCCGAGCAGGACCGCGCCGTGCGGCGCAGCTCGCGGCGGAAGATCATCCTCTCCACCAACGTCGCGGAGACGTCCGTCACCATCGACGGCGTGGCGGTGGTCATCGACTCCGGGCTCGCGCGCGTCGCCTCCCACTCCCCCTGGTCGGGCCTGCCCACCCTCAAGCTGTCCAAGGTCAGCCGCGCCTCCGCCATCCAGCGCGCCGGCCGCGCGGGCCGTACGCGCGCGGGCCACTGCCTGCGCCTCTACACGCAGCACGACTTCGACGGCCGCCCGGAGCAGGACGCCCCGGAGATTCGCCGCACGGACCTGGCCGAAACCGTCCTCTCCCTGCGCGCATCCGGCATCACCAACCTGGCCGCCTTCCCCTTCTTCGAGCCGCCCCCGGCTGCGTCCCTGGACGCCGCGGAGACGCTGCTCCGCCGACTGGGCGCGGTCGACCCCGCCGGCACCGTCACGGAGGTGGGCGAACGGCTCCTGCGCTTCCCCGTCCACCCCCGTCAGGCGCGCATCATCGTCGAGGGGGAGCGCCGAGGCGTGGGCGCCGAAGCCGCCGTGCTCGCCGCCCTCATGGGGGAACGCGACATCCGCCGCGAGGCCCGCGCCAACCTGGGCCAGGGAGGACGTCCGGCCGCCGTCGTCAGCGGGCCGTCCGACCTGCTGGAGCTGTTCGAGCGCTTCCGCGAAGCCGAGCGCGCGAACTTCGCGTCGGGCCGCATGCACTCCCTCTCCCTGGAGGCCGGCGCCGTGCAGTCCGTGGATCGGGTCCAGAAGCAGATGCGGCGCGCGGTGCGTGGACAGGGCACCCGGCCCCAGCGGCCCGAGGACGTGGAGCAAGCGCTGATGCTCAGCGTGCTCGCCGGCTACCCCGACCGCGTCGCCCGGCGGCGCCGGCCCCGTGCGCCCGAGCTGCTGATGTTCGGAGGAGGGACGGCCACGCTGTCAGACGTGAGCGTGGTCCAGGACGCCGACCTCATGGTGGCCGCCGACGCCGAAGAACGCCCTGGCAAGGGCGCCGTGGTACGGCTCGCCAGCGCCGTGGAGCCGGAATGGCTGCTCGACCTCTACCCGGACACGCTGGAGGAGGTGGACACCCTCCAGTGGAACGCCGAGGCCCGACGGGTGGAGCGGCTCACCCGCTTGGCCTACGGCAACCTCGTCCTGGAGGAGACCCGCACGCCCGCGCCCGCCTCGGAAGCCACCGCGCGCGTGCTCGTGGAAGCCGCGCTGGCCGCGGGGCCTGGCAAGTTCGCGGATCCGGAGGCCCTGGAGCAGTGGCGCACCCGCGTGGCCCTGCTGGGCGAGGCCTTCCCCGAGGCAAAGTTCCCCACCGTTGACGACACCTTCCTGCGCGATGCGCTGGCGTCGCTGTGCTCGGACGCGCGCAGCTTCAAGGACCTGGAAGGGGTGTCCCTGCTGGACGCGCTCTACGCACGTCTCACCTCCGAGCAGCAGCGGCTGCTGGCCACGCATGCGCCGGAACGGGTGACGCTGCCCGGAGGCCGCGGCGTCAAGGTCCACTACGAGCCGGGCAAGCCGCCCTGGGTCGAGTCGCGACTCCAGGACTTCTTCGGCATGGCGCAGGGGCCCAACGTCTGCGCGGGGCGCGTCCCGCTGGTGCTGCACCTGCTGGCGCCGAACATGCGCGCGGTCCAGGTGACGACCGACCTCGCGGGCTTCTGGGAGCGGCACTACCCCGCCATCCGCAAGGAGCTGTGCCGCAAGTACCCCCGGCACTCGTGGCCCGAGGATCCGCGGCATGCCCAGCCGCCTGCCCCCCGGCCACCGCGCCGTTGA